In the genome of Kazachstania africana CBS 2517 chromosome 6, complete genome, the window GTTGGAATAGATTTCAACCAGAGGGCGAACGATCCACTATACGCGGTCATGTTATTCCATGAGCACGTGTCGAATACGACAAGGACCCAAAAAGTTGAAGTACAGAAGACTTTTTTCCAGAGTTTACGATCAGTGAATAACTGTAGTTTCGACGTCTCCACTCCGTCATTTACCTGATTCCTTTTGTTCCTCATCCTTGCAACCATTATTTCCTCATCTGTTAAAAACAACGAATAACATTTGGATGGTATACCAGGAATCAAAAAGAAGCCTAGAATTACAGTTGGTAACGAAATTGCCACCGCATCAATTAAAAACATCCACCTCCATCCTGCTATCCCATAGCGACCATCGAGACTATCATAAATCCGGCCTTGTAAAAGACCAGAAGTGACACTACCCAACATGTTCCcacaaaaaaataaggaAACTCTTGAGCTCATTTCGTCAGGCGCATACCAGCAACCCATTACATATTGGGTAACAGGATAGTAGGCAGCACCAAATGCATTCAAGAGAAATCTATAGGCTTGCATCTCTCCTAAAGAATTAGCCCTGTAACAAGCAAAAGTGAAGCAGGTCCAGCCGAGATCCATCAACGGAAGTATCAAATGGGAAGAGTATCTTGGTAAAAGAAACATAAATGGTAGCTGAAACACGATGGCACCGACATTAGCAATTGTCGTGGTATGGACATAATCGTTACCCTTcatattcaaatcttctttcATGCCAGATACATAGGCATTTGTAAAATTATACGAATCAACAGAATGTGACCATGACAACATTAAAAAGTAAAGCGCAATGAGGGCGTCAAGTTTGTAcaacaattttctttccGCTGCACCTCGAGTGGTATGATTAGGATAAAGAAACTCATACCaaaatcttgattttttgtACTCTTTATTAAATCTGTATTCGTATTCATCAAAGAATTTCCACCATTTACGGCCTGCCTCATCTCTTAGTTCATAAGGAAttccttttctaatttgGTTAAGCCCCGAACCAACGAACGATACTTCGTCTTTAAGGTTTGAGTAAGTAACAAAAGATTCCTCTTTATTAGTCAGTAAAGCGTGGTCCTCTTTTTCACTCGTAACCTCGCTAGCAAGCTCAGAAGTAACATCTTCAGGCAGCGTCCTCAAGTGTGGGAGCaatcttttccaataaCTCATTGTAAAATTTACGAGCTTCTAATTGGTGAGGTCATGAAGTGAGAAACTTAAGTTACAGAAAGGTGAACTTGTAAGTGTGTGCTTTTATATGATTTCGTTATCCTCACAGTTAATCAATCGTCGAGCCAATGCACTTTTTTCAGCTTTGCATTTTCATatgtcaaaatttcaaacGACAATCGCGCGACTGGAGTCACGTTGAGATGATTCCAAATTTTAATCGATGCTTTACTATATATTGAGAGGCAAATGTAGGTTTTTCAACCAGTTGCAAAGTATTTTGAAGCATTCGTAAGTTGGAATCTTAAGTAATGCGATTAC includes:
- the VHT1 gene encoding Vht1p (similar to Saccharomyces cerevisiae VHT1 (YGR065C); ancestral locus Anc_4.212), yielding MSYWKRLLPHLRTLPEDVTSELASEVTSEKEDHALLTNKEESFVTYSNLKDEVSFVGSGLNQIRKGIPYELRDEAGRKWWKFFDEYEYRFNKEYKKSRFWYEFLYPNHTTRGAAERKLLYKLDALIALYFLMLSWSHSVDSYNFTNAYVSGMKEDLNMKGNDYVHTTTIANVGAIVFQLPFMFLLPRYSSHLILPLMDLGWTCFTFACYRANSLGEMQAYRFLLNAFGAAYYPVTQYVMGCWYAPDEMSSRVSLFFCGNMLGSVTSGLLQGRIYDSLDGRYGIAGWRWMFLIDAVAISLPTVILGFFLIPGIPSKCYSLFLTDEEIMVARMRNKRNQVNDGVETSKLQLFTDRKLWKKVFCTSTFWVLVVFDTCSWNNMTAYSGSFALWLKSIPTYSVTQVNNLSALPASLGFAYVIMCSFGADLFRCKWVFMVFAAVMNSISCAILIKWDVSSGAKWFAFLTTYFSVSASPCLWSFINDFLRFDPQVKAITWIAIYSFSQSTYAWIPNLAWPTTESPKFKTGYTTSLVFGAIYGLWTFVVLFFYKRNEKRHALGNGIILYNSSKGETPPEFVHTDMEQRNNYFYLK